A stretch of the Uranotaenia lowii strain MFRU-FL chromosome 3, ASM2978415v1, whole genome shotgun sequence genome encodes the following:
- the LOC129753129 gene encoding putative uncharacterized protein DDB_G0268364 gives MKKIALLSPVLLLGIAGAPEDIKKKPDKRPTKKASSAKPTKSPKSIIEEFSGLPASDLDFIKELDRQFNEHGNKIRIKVQRSNSSGDSKSPKRNIDGELGYGHYSNIPETGFHFSKPKYMIYPYTQHGNSLRGAMSEADDMVTEVEIQPSHSYELKPIEEVYQIYPTRHYQQTHQQQYYQQQHQQDESPVIVLKIPGPAKYAQHLQALLQQYLEVRAAQLYKEIQDQEFQQQQHAIQKQQHAILQQQQQRYHQRYQHLQQQQHQHQAPPTKYSQPDPYATQQSYIQTYKNTHSTFVPTHGHYYNSYKRRPTQPTYRKPVLTPTQIAYQAAPEHEQQAYQYETQTYHHNVEAAHQQQQQHQQQQQQHHVEYQYVHQVPQSATEEQHQTEYTYQKPVINFVTPVPEQNTHQEQHYEQPPKYPNFAQYHAAHKPVTQEPEEYLPEPKLVENYPSHKHTQVIYKTHDTSAQLHQEASYDHPEYAIVAQAQPQQASAPEEQDNSNAQHKYIYQEVYPSQASFFQEKSFVEQATPEAVNDLHGHGSVTPEPETDPHQYNTESVVAITQKSKTLYNYHAHQHRRSHATRSAAANNGRNGGTSKSSSSKRDAPFTEEQFKKVNKVVHRMKKKPSNGSAATLTTTAQGVVSSA, from the exons ATGAAAAAA ATCGCACTGCTATCACCCGTGCTGCTGTTAGGGATAGCAGGAGCTCCCGAGGATATCAAAAAGAAGCCGGATAAGCGACCCACCAAGAAGGCTTCTTCCGCGAAACCAACGAAAAGCCCCAAATCAATTATTGAGGAATTTTCCGGTCTTCCGGCATCCGATCTAGACTTCATCAAGGAATTGGACCGACAGTTCAATGAGCACGGGAACAAAATTCGTATCAAGGTGCAGCGAAGCAACAGCTCAGGAGATTCGAAGAGCCCTAAGCGAAACATTGACGGTGAACTGGG gtATGGCCACTACAGTAACATACCCGAGACTGGGTTTCATTTTTCCAAACCGAAATACATGATATACCCGTACACTCAACATGGTAACTCTCTGAGAGGGGCGATGAGCGAAGCCGATGACATGGTCACAGAAGTGGAGATCCAACCTTCCCATAGCTACGAGCTGAAACCGATTGAGGAAGTTTATCAGATTTACCCGACAAGACATTACCAGCAAACACACCAGCAACAGTATTATCAGCAACAGCACCAACAAGATGAAAGTCCAGTGATTGTTCTCAAGATTCCGGGACCAGCGAAGTACGCCCAACATTTGCAGGCTCTTCTACAGCAGTACTTGGAAGTGCGAGCTGCTCAACTGTACAAAGAAATTCAAGATCAAGAGTTTCAACAGCAGCAACATGCAATCCAAAAACAGCAGCATGCAATActtcaacagcaacaacaacgcTATCACCAACGTTACCAACatttacaacaacaacaacatcagcaCCAGGCACCGCCTACAAAATACAGCCAACCTGACCCTTATGCCACACAACAGTCCTATATCCAGACCTACAAAAATACTCACAGTACATTCGTTCCTACTCATGGACATTATTACAACTCCTACAAAAGACGACCAACTCAACCTACCTACAGGAAACCTGTTTTGACTCCGACTCAAATTGCTTACCAGGCAGCCCCGGAACACGAGCAACAAGCCTATCAATACGAAACACAAACATACCATCACAATGTCGAAGCTGctcatcaacagcagcagcagcatcagcaacaacaacagcaacatcacgtAGAATACCAATACGTACATCAAGTTCCTCAATCAGCAACCGAAGAGCAACATCAAACAGAATACACTTATCAGAAGCCGGTTATCAATTTCGTCACACCTGTTCCAGAGCAGAACACTCACCAGGAACAACACTACGAACAACCCCCCAAATACCCCAACTTTGCTCAATACCACGCCGCGCATAAACCTGTAACCCAAGAACCCGAAGAATATCTACCAGAGCCAAAACTGGTCGAGAACTACCCAAGCCATAAGCATACCCAAGTTATCTACAAAACTCACGATACTAGTGCTCAACTTCACCAGGAAGCCTCCTACGATCATCCCGAATACGCCATCGTTGCACAAGCTCAACCCCAACAGGCGTCTGCACCGGAAGAACAAGACAACTCCAACGCCCAACACAAATACATCTACCAAGAAGTGTACCCATCTCAGGCCTCATTCTTCCAGGAGAAGTCCTTCGTTGAGCAAGCTACCCCAGAAGCAGTCAATGATTTGCACGGCCACGGTAGTGTTACCCCTGAACCGGAAACCGATCCCCATCAATACAACACCGAATCGGTAGTGGCGATAACCCAGAAATCGAAAACCCTCTATAACTATCACGCCCACCAGCATCGACGATCACACGCCACTAGGTCAGCGGCCGCCAACAACGGTCGAAACGGTGGAACCTCTAAGTCCTCCTCCAGCAAACGGGACGCCCCCTTCACCGAGGAGCAGTTCAAAAAGGTCAACAAAGTAGTACATCGAATGAAGAAGAAGCCTAGCAATGGAAGCGCGGCAACGCTTACAACTACGGCCCAAGGAGTCGTATCTAGTGCTTAG